One segment of Tenrec ecaudatus isolate mTenEca1 chromosome 1, mTenEca1.hap1, whole genome shotgun sequence DNA contains the following:
- the LOC142432405 gene encoding olfactory receptor 7A10-like — translation MDPENHTQISEFILLGLSDEEELQSFLLLLFLSMYLITFIGNMLIILATVTDSHLHTPMYFFLSNLSFIDLCFTSTTVPKMLLNIHTQNKAITYQGCLTQMYFFILFGELDIFLLSIMAYDRFVAICHPLHYMVIMNPRLCGLLLLASWVLSVLDSLLRGLLVLRLSFCTNLEIPHFFCEINQVIQLACSDTLLNVIEMYFATGVMGILPLTGILFSYSRIVSSILKITSARGKYKAFSTCGSHLSVVSLFYGTGLGVYLSSASTQNPRTGAIASVMYTIVTPMLNPFIYSLRNQDIKGALKSLLGIATVRE, via the coding sequence ATGGACCCAGAAAATCACACGCAGATTTCAGAATTTATTCTCCTAGGACTCTCTGATGAAGAGGAGCTACAGTCTTTTCTTCTGCTGCTGTTCCTGTCCATGTACCTCATCACTTTCATTGGGAACATGCTCATCATTTTGGCCACTGTCACCGACTCCCATCtccacacccccatgtacttcttcctctccaatCTGTCCTTTATAGACCTCTGCTTCACCTCCACCACAGTTCCCAAGATGCTGCTGAACATCCACACCCAGAACAAAGCCATTACCTATCAAGGTTGTCTCACCCAAATGTATTTTTTCATCCTATTTGGAGAACtggatatttttcttctttctataaTGGCCTATGACCGGTTTGTGGCCATCTGTCATCCCCTGCACTACATGGTCATCATGAATCCCAGACTCTGTGGCTTGTTGCTGTTGGCGTCCTGGGTATTGAGTGTCCTGGACTCTCTGCTCCGTGGCCTACTGGTGTTGCGACTGTCCTTTTGTACCAACTTAGAGATTCCTCACTTCTTCTGTGAGATCAACCAGGTTATTCAACTTGCCTGTTCAGACACCCTCCTCAATGTCATAGAGATGTATTTTGCAACTGGCGTGATGGGCATTCTTCCCCTCACTGGCATTCTATTTTCTTATTCTCGAATTGTttcttccattctgaaaattacaTCAGCCAGGGGGAAGTATAAAGCATTTTCCACGTGTGGGtctcacctttctgttgtttcCCTGTTTTATGGGACGGGACTTGGGGTCTACCTCAGTTCTGCCAGTACCCAAAATCCCAGAACTGGTGCAATAGCTTCGGTGATGTACACCATAGTCACACCCATGCTGAATCCCTTTATCTACAGCCTGAGGAACCAGGACATAAAAGGAGCACTGAAAAGTCTTCTTGGCATTGCCACTGTACGTGAGTGA